Within the Gigantopelta aegis isolate Gae_Host chromosome 8, Gae_host_genome, whole genome shotgun sequence genome, the region attacattttgaagttggtgcccctcaagtttccattgctacaattggccatggcaaggtgttttaacacagcctctatatactctcagtttaaaggtgacatcccgatacttcctgagcattgctttaatatgtatatcattggaatgcattagtgtgggccagtttttaggggggaaaatgataggcctcagattacagttatcttcccatttggttgtccaaaatccggaaatttgaccgcccaagtagtctgctgtttgactgtgattatttcatggcagacagctatgaagtggcaactgtttgactgaagtgacaggggatagcatgtagtttgtaaacatgtgtaacttgctgacattgaagacttgtttgtgtgtaattctggcccatgcaaaagtagtgctttttgtgtaaaatgcgtGTACTCcagcctggtttagagggtgtgtctgtttaaaccaatatgctgggagaaagctggacaacaggggttgtccttttcagggtatgtgtcccccatgcaggcaaaggtacatacaaaacgtcactggcctgctgatattaataaaaatgttatagccactaaggctatatagaaacatatagcgaaattaattgtggtctgaggacATGTAAATTGTGTAGATGTGGAAGATGtacacaattgtaaaaaaacagaaaaatggGTATGATAAATATTTTCTGATGCCTTGCTAAACTGATTAGAGGATAAGAATATTGTGTAGAACCCCATTTGTGTATTCAATATCAAAGGAACCAAAATGCTGGTGGAATCATGACATCCCAAAACTGTTCCGGATCTTTTCTTGTTGATAAAAAGCTTACAGTAGCACACCAGTTTTCCAAATTTGTTTGGGTCAATTTAAGCCGTACCCAAAATAATTCTGCCAAAATATTAAGTACAGACATACCAACctcaacatttaacaaaaaaaaacctgtttggaTATTTGGGTATTAAAAATGGTTACCAGTACTTTAATATCTGGTTTAGGAAGGAGGAAACCAGCCCAAAGTTAAGCCAGCGAATGTTTGCAAATTATAGGATTGGTTCTTGTTgcacacaaaccagtctagcagatCTCTTTATCAACCTGCATGTTGTGGCTACTTCCCATTAAATGGCATCTAGAATCCCAATAAGACCTTTAAGGTGCCACTTCATAGTTGTAAGAGccatatatatacttttttttggtaataaatagCTTAAAGTTGTTCAGTACAACCAACTTTCTGTCTGTTGAATTACTTACCACATCAAACAAATCTTATGAAATCCGTCACTTTAACTGAATAGGGCCATCAGAGATATAGGAGATTCATAAGAGAcagtaaatttgtttatttacctcaactattctgtctgtgcacaaaggattaaaaaaaaaaaaaatctactggcaaattatttggttgtaatttttgaAGGTATAATGCTTGCATTGCACAGCAGgactgtgcttataaaacttagtcTAGAccaagtccagactttaacataatgctatttgaatggcgttgccatgatgttaaagtctAGACTAAGATTTATAAGCACTGGGCCAGAACTGAAATAATTTTGGCAGGAAGTCACCATTTTGCAACTTtgaaattgtccaatagtagcctatattttaagatattttaaaaattgtaccaTAAATTTACACACAAATGGGTAACACTTTGTCTTCAGGCTGTTTCATTCACTGCTACAgacagtttcattttaaatacaaaactgaAACGATGTTTCAAATGaattcataatttatttttcaaaatgtaatgtacatatttttttcaattttgtacAATCTAGACAAAAATATACCATCAAaacaagtatgtatgtatgtatgtatgtatgtgtatgtcacGGATACAAGATGGAAGGGGAGAGAATAAAAACTGTACAACAGCTCACGTCTAGTCTGAACCTGagacaacttaaaaataatgatACACATATATTACACATTGGCTCTCCTTCCACACGAAAGTACCACACGTACTGTTCATTCACACATGCATTCTTCCCTTTCCATGCAACAATCTTATAAAAATGTGTCTTACATTCCACTAAGGTAAAGTGTACATTATCAAATACATCATTCTGCCCAACTTAATGTGCCAGGCTCAGTCAATTTCTCAACAACAGTTTTGTCCAAATCAGTTTGTGATCAGTGTTTGTAACACAAATAATCACCAATAATTTACCACATTCCCatagtaaataattaaaaaagaaaagaaaaaaagaaaaaaaaagaaaaaggaatggCAGTgggatattttaacatgccTTGTATGGCCAATTCAGCCCAGACTTTAGACATAAAATAATACCATAAGATTGACCAGTCAATCTGTTCCACTGGTATGTCATTGAAATTTCTCACTGCATAATTCTAACAAAACACACCATAATTTCTGAGGTTTTCAACTACTAAAAATACCAGAGAACAGacaaacctacatgtatatggtatcCACATGTTCAACTTTTGTACTTTTTAAGCTAAGTGTTCTGGTTTTATTTTCTCAAGAGGTAGGTGTGTGGATTCAATAGgtacaataattattacagaatatattatttatttcattaatttaccttgaggaaatgaaacaaataccACAAGGAAGTACAATTAAGAAACTTTGCAACCCAAGGCCAAGGCTACTGTTCCATATTTTAATCAGGCCTTGACATGCTTATGAAGCAAACTAAAGCTTccaaagagaaaagaaagattTGAAATAGCAATGGCAAGCGATATTTGCTTCTAATATTTTAATCTTGAAGCAAATGGTAGAAGCTGAGCTGCAATTCGATTTGCATAAACTTTACTCTCATTTTCTTTTCatctaattttaataataataataataacatgtcaTTAACATCATTTTGTTATTCCGCAAATCCCAGCTTTGGTCGGAAGTGTATGAGATTATGAGACAGAACCTCAGAATatctatattaaattatatttaggaTGCTGGCAGAATCCTAAAAACAAACCTCAAAATTCAATGCCTGCGTTCTAATGTCAATTGCAACTAGTTTTGAATAGttctacaatattttaaaatgaatagcAAAAGTTGCTTGTGAAAATTATCAGAAAGcaaattatacattttgaaTGGCATTTGTTTCTTAATCCGTGTCAGTTTTGAGCATTGAATGGAAGATGTGTCCACCATTCATGCTGTGATTAACATGAGATATTGAAAGTTCACCTTcctttataaatattatgtcaaTAAAACTAGTAAATATAAAGAATGTAGTGTTTAGGTGACCAAAAAAGTCCACAATCTTAACACATGCTTTAAatgtaatgaaagaaagaaatggtttatttaacgacgcactcaacacattttatttacggttatatggcgtcagacatatggttaaggaccacacatattttgagaggaaacccgctatcgccactacatgggctactcttccgattagcagcaagggatcttttatttgcgcttcccacaggcaggatagcacaaaccatggcctttgttgaaccagttatagatcactggtcggtgcaagtagtttaaacctacccattgagccttgcggagcactcactcagggtttggagtcggtatctggattaaaaatcccatgcctcgactgggatccgaacccagtacctaccagcctgtagaccgatgacctgccacgccgccaccgaggccggtttaaatgTAATGAACACCACTACTAAATCACAAGCCAAAGGATTTTACGAAAATAAACCGTTTCTGGTAGTGAATTGGCTAAATCATGGAACCGGAAGTATACTACCCATTATCATGTAATATAATCTACCATTACTTGTAATGAATActgaaaaaatagtttttcatgggttcaGATCATCACAAGGTACGGAACTGGAAAAAGTGTTTCTCACTGTCTGACAAGGATTAAATGGAAAACAAGTCTTTGGAACAGTAGTCTTGGTTTGCTAGCATTACCCCAGTAAGCATTTTGAGATGCACAGAAAATGCACAGACGAAACGATTTCCACCATAGTGGAATGTAAGACAACACACTCTCCACAACCATTAGTACTTCTATATAAACTAAACCTATATCTGGCTCATTCACAACCAAGATGAGATCTCAACATTGTATTTCACTGCTTTTTCTTCATGACTACATAAAtgcaatttttataatattgcccttaaaccatttataaaataagattttataaaaatgtaatcttctttttatctttttaaagtCCTGATTTGAAGgttaactttattataaagtgcagttaaaaccagacaaaaaatattttgccatGTTGGGAGTCAAATACCAGTAGATGACATTGCATACGTGCCACTTCCAATTTAACAAACCTTGAAAATCCTGTATTAAATTGCGTCTGGGCCAAAAGGAAACAGTACCACTGAGCTAACTCCCTTGAATAGGGACTTTACTTCACTGTGTAGTgacttaattaaaattataaagaaTGACGTAAAGTATAAATATTGATTTCATGCTTGTTTTTGAATAAAGATTTAACTGTTTAGCATGGTTATTTTGTAAGACACTTTCAAGTGTTTACatgaaagcaaaagtaggaacaacacttttgACTCATTAATGGGAATACAAAGTAGACAGTAAAATAGATGTCAACTACACGGTTCAtgttaacaattttataaaagttaacctttaaagaAGAAACTAATTAATAACTAGACAGAAATGATATGACATCACCCTGTGTAAGTAAAgcttgcatttttaaaatttgcttctAACAAgtgatataattaaatatcttttGGTGTGCAACTCTGCAAAACAAAAGTAGCACCTAAAAGTGTTTTTCAGTGTTGTTTGTAATAAcaagtaaattatataataatgatcTTTCAGTGCTACCTTTAACAAAGTACTTGCTCAACTCAGAATACAAATGAACTCGTCCACCAATAACTCAAATTGCTGTTAACTGATGCTGAAGATCTAACATTAAATCTCATAAACTAACCTTGGTAATGAAAGAGCCAAATGATGCCATTTGCCATAAAACATCTTAAATAATGCAAGCATGGTCATCGATATGAATTATTCAAAATGAGCAAGATGTTGTGAGAACTACACTTGGttaaataatgatgatggtgacaaTGATGGCGTTGAAGAATCAAAACAATGGTCTGATGGAACAGGGGAGTGAggataatgtatttaaaaaaagcaaagaaaaaaaaagccgcAGAGTTAACCCTATCTGCGCATGACACTATTCATATTCATGTTCATATTGAGTGGCGGTCCTGGCATGTAGCCGTACGTCTGGTACATAGGGTTGTTCGACTGCGGAGGCTGCATCTGCTGCTGGAACGACTGCTGGTGGTGCATGTTCATCATCTGCATGGGCAGCTGCGGCTGGTTCAGCTGGTTCAGGAAACTCGGGTTTATGTAGCTGGGCAGGTTCATCGGCTGCCGGTAGCCGTTGAACATGTTCATGTTGTAGCGAGGCAGCATGCCCGAGCCGGGTTGAATCGTCACGTTGGGCGTGAACGTCATGTTCGGATTGACCGTCACGTTAGGGGTAACACTAGAACTGCTCGAGTTCTTGCGGCTGTTCTGCCGCCGCTGGTACTTGCTGCACTGCTGGGACATAAGAGCACTGGCCGACATCTGGGCCTGGAGGCTGGGATTGGGTGGAGTGGGCATGTTGCGGATCATGGCTGGCGGGGGAGTCAGGGTATGCGTCTGGGATGGGGGAGGGGTTAAGTTGGGCGGAGGAGTCATCTGGTTTTCTGGCACGAGGTCCATGAGGTTGTTGGTCAACTGCTGCAGTTTGGACAGGCTGCAGTTGTTGGGGATTTGGTAGCCTGGCGGGTGCTGGCCCACGGGCACCGAGCAAGGGGTGTTGTTGTGCatcagtctgtgtgtgtgagggggctGGGAGGGCAGTATGGCGGGACTGTACGTCGACACGGGCGTGCCGTAGTTCACAGAACTCGTTGCAGGCGGCAGGTAGTTGCCTGAACTGCTGACTGGCATCTGCATCACTGGGTTTACGGTGTCCATGAACCGACCAAACCGTCCCGCACTATTGCAATAGTTCTGAGCCTGAGCACAACTCATCGTCTGACCACAATGCTGTATGAGCTGtggttgttgttgctgctgttgttgttgttgttgttgttgctgctgctgctgctgttgttgaaCACAGCTCTGAGCCTGCTGCTGTTGCTGAACACAGCTCTGAGCCTGAACACAGTCTACATAGCTCTGAGCGTGCGGCGTAGACGCACTCTCTACCGAATTGTTCGCCATTTCATTACTACTGATAGAAGTCGGAGATTCCAAGCCCAACTGGGCGACATCGATCTCCACAGCACTATATGTATTGCCGCCCATGTTTGTGTTGGGCTGCATGCTCCCCACGGAATTGTTCTGGGGTGAGAACACCTGTCCGACACTGCCACAGCTCTGACTACGGTGACTGGGTGTATGTGGCTCCACACTACCACAACTTTGGCTGCGGTGGCTCGGAGTGGGAGGCCCCACACTGCTAACGCTCTTCATGCTCATATTGTCACTGTTAACGCTCTTCAGGCTCATGTTGTCCTGCTGAGCGATCGGTTCGCTGGGCATGCTCTCCGCACCACCGCTGCTTTCTATTTGGTCGATTTTGCTCTGCAGCTCCTTGGCAAACACCTCCAGATTGTCTGACGAATCAAACTCTTGCACAGTTGCATCACTACTGTTGTTGAAGTTGCTGTTGTCGCCGACAATGTCGTCGTGACTTCTGTTCAGTGGCGACTGGTTAGCAGACAAACTTTCCTTGTCAATGGTTGGTGAATTCTGAGAACACACAGGCTGAACACAGGAATCCACAAGTGGCGGTGGTGACGATGCCTGCGTTGACTCCTCTAGCGTAGGTTCCTGTAGAAGGCTGCTCTTGGGTTCCTCGAAAACATCACACTCTGCTTCAGCTGGTTCCTCGGGTTCTTTAACCATTTCAACAGCTCTCAGAGTCTCCGGGTCCGACTGCGACACCTCGTCAGGAACTGAACACTCCTTAAACACGTCCGTCTTCTCTTCCGGCTCCGAATCAATCTGCATAGGAGGACTGGGAACGGGACACTTTGGCGAGGTCGGTTCCACGATGGATGGTTTCGGCGTGGGCACTTGGGGTGTTAGGGGAGCGGGATTGTCATTGCTGTTGGTGTCGGAAATGCACTCCAGGGGTTCGACGGCTGGACTTGGCTCTGGTGGGCCGGACGATTCGCTAGGCACTTGTGCTCTCTGCTGCTCCAAGCTGGCCGGGCTCTTCAGCTTGGCCACTTCCTTCACGGCATCATCCATGGtgtcatcgtcatcatcttcGTCAGACGATGACGAACTGCTGGAGTCTGAGGTGTCGACATCGGCATCATTTTTCTGGTCTCCGTCAACATCGTCAGCCACCTCGGCCTTCTCAACTGTTCTCTCAGCATTTTCATTCTGCTCTTTCTCATCAGCCTCTGATTGACTGTCATTGTCACTCTCGTCGTCGCTGTCGTTATCACTTGATGAACTGTCATCACTGTCTGACTTCTCTGATTCTTCGTCTGAGTCTTTCGATTGAGAGTCTTCTTTAGATGAttcgtcatcatcatcttcgtcactgacattgttgtcatcGGCGTCAGATTTGTCACTATCACGATCTTTGTCGTTCTCCACCACACTGTTGGATTCTGTTTCGTATGTCACATCACAACCGACCGCAGTGGCAACAGTTTTGCCTAAAAACGTTTTTTCGACAACACCTCTGTCTGTTGTGTCCATATCACAATTATTATTTCCGTTTTCATCTGTCCCATTCAGTTTTGGTGATTTCAAACTAGTATCACTATCTTCGGAATGATTATCACAATTGCTGCCTTTGGAATTAGACTGAGATTCAAGATCTGTTTGACGAATCACCTGAAACAAAGTAAACATCACAATTAGTAAAAGAGAAATTATGTAACTATCTCAAATGTAACTTACCCTCCCCTATGTCTCTAATACAAAGTTATTAATtcataccggccttggtggtgtcgtagttaagccatcagacataagactggtatgTATAGGGTttgcagtccggtaccggctcccacccagagcgagttttaacgactcaatgaggtgtaatgccactacatcctattctctttcactaaccactaacaaccaacgactaacccactgtcctgcacagacagcccaggtgtgtgcccaggacagtgtgcttgaaccttaattggataaaagcacgaaaataagttgaaatgaaaaaaataaaataaaaataaatattcattatttttgtaagcccataatatttaatattatctttccACAAACTACAAATGACTGTCAGACAAATGAGCAAGATACATTTAGCTATCTAACACTAAGATGTGGACATTTGGTATTTTATCTCATTTAGACATTATAGCAATTTCCCAGCCTGAAAGGACATaaggaaaaagaaagtaaataaaaaaggaagaaaacaaaatgaaatatataatgtacTCTTTGTCTGGGTGAGCAAACTTTTTTTAACATCTACACTTGTTCCATTCACCTTctcaagaaagaaagacaaatgttttaacgacaaaTTGAACACATTTACTTAAGGACTACACAGGGTTTGAGATAATCAGAGAAAAGCTGCTGTCATTTattcatgggctacgcttttcaattggcagcaagggatcttttacaataactttttaaagacctaatgtaatatataaataattataaaacagtggGCCAACTAACAAGACTCTATAAGTTTATTCCTATTAAATtctatatcaaatacatttcaatttaagTATGTATGGAACAgccatgtttaattttattcctaTTATATAGCACATAAAACTCAAGTGTACCTTGGGTGGTCGCCCAGGCGGTCTTCCCCTCCTGCCAGGAACCTTCTTGCCCGTCTTCTGGCCGGGTCCCTTCTTGGTGAAATttggtttcttcttctttggcCCTCGCTTTAAATGGGTTGCAGGTCCTCTCTTCAAACCTTTCGGCCAGCCTCGCTTTCGTTTGACCTTCGCCGTATTCTGAGCCCCTTCATTCAGAACCACACCATCCTCAACAGATGTTTCCATGTCCATTTTCTCTTGGGACTCACTCTTGGGGGTTCTGTACACGTTTTTTGGTCCATTCTTTGTGGGTTTTCTACCTGCAACATTCTTGTCAGCCTTGTTGGGTGATCGGTGAACCTCAACATTTTCCTTAGACATTtctgagaaaacaaaacaaaagaaaacaaaaaactattaaaaacctgacaacaataaaactttttaaataacTACACACAAAAAATTAAGATGCAAGGAAAGTTTCAATATTATACTCCAGAATGATGGCTTTTCCAAGAATAGGTTAAAACAACTAAAACATTGAagtttaagaaaacaaaaatcccaCACACAATCAAGTTACACTTACTACAGCTTGATAGTAGAGTGCAATCAAATATACTGtacaaatttttattattcttgtTTTACGACAAACGTCAAGAAACGATTCAAACTATAAGTAAAAATTGAAATGTGTGAACATATAAAATGTTCTCTCTCGCCTGCATGTAAACATTAAACGATTCAATAATTCATGACAATTGCAGAGGCATCATATAAACAATTAACCTTACTTTGAGGCACATTCACGGGGATGGATGTAATAGTGAACACTCTTACCAAACAAGAAAGCTACCAATTAAAcaattcaaaagttaaagtcAATTAGAGATCCTTTATCCAACAACCCAACAAATTTTCGATAGAAGGAAAGTACACTGCCATTCAAAGTCTACAAAAAGCAAGGCTAAACCATCAAGAAGTGCATTAACTGTTTGACATTTAgaactaaaaaataataaaaacaagcattctaagagtactgctaaagcaattaatatcccaacaaatgttcatatttccTTAACTGAAGGACCGTAAGTCTgtgaaaaattagtaaatcacCATACCGTCCGTGTCTCCATCATCAATCTCTGTCACTGTGTTGCGTCTGGCTTTTTTTGTAGCTGGTTCCTCATTCAACTTGCTTTCATTTAATCTCTTTCGCCAACCCTTTTTCGGTCCCTGtatgaaaatataacatttcaaaaattaaattcattattaacatttgcAGACTATCTTGTAACATAAATCCTAAATGATTTCTCAGCAAGATATCAAGAATGCTTGATTTATAAAACCATAACCCTCCCACCACCAATCTCCACCCACTCCCgttctccatctgtctgtctctccctctctattTCGCTTTCATTCCTTCTTTTCATTCTTATATTTTCTAAAGCTTGTTTTCAATGCTTAAAAGAAAGACGCGTCTATAAATCTTAAGCCATTTAAGCCCATCTTATCAAGACAAGacatttattcagttattgaggCCAAATGACCAAGATAACTACTTTCAAAACAAATGAATCGTGCGCTACTTGTgtacaaattacaatacatattcaatttaaactggcagatttctttttaaaaacaaggctATTCCTTTAATACACTTTATATTTTATCCTTACAACTGAAAACACAACCAGAGGTTAAATCTTTTATATCTGTCACTACATACCCTTTTCTTGGGAGCAGGTTTCGGTGGACTGGGTGGGGTCTTGACTGGACTGGGTATCTCCTGACATGGACTCAACGCCTGTTTTATTGGACTGTACGATTTGATCTCAGCTGCCAGCATTTCCAGTCTGCGCCTGTCCTCGGCAATGCTGTTTACAACCTCGGTCATCTCACGAAGCTATACAagagaacattaaaaaaaatatatat harbors:
- the LOC121379420 gene encoding histone acetyltransferase KAT6B-like isoform X1; translation: MVKEGHSGFGNPTYTSWLIEAVRKVKYQKQRPSFDRICHAILQNHKVSRDSIKEQLELSVKDGSILKVYNKGLVTYKDPDRILKLRTRRLKVGKKADLTKIIVRSVKELGEVGGSTLKNIEKFILRSYKIELCDDVELISQLRLSLKQGVRKGTLVQEGRHVKLGALSESDSVGSSSSSFQSFEEDIGSNIILPFERHKKCARPLPICSFCLGTAEKNRHGEEEVLISCANCGNSGHPSCLKFSPSLAEKVRTLRWQCIECKKCSFCGKSGKEDNMLFCDACDRGFHMECCDPPLTKAPKGTWECNICDPDRGTKKGRHFLEMAARYTAKYRAQAKAQAAKLLAKSKANAKGNCHKKFVDSKKRGPRKKKGDTSLTNGEELDSSGEKKGKHSSASSSESDGNDSDTTTFEPFLTMNKPKGLVDGLTQFFTPSNKRKSRVSLSSLQTDYLSVVRASKQGKQNQSKSQQAASKLLKKSKRLQVNKGRKRLGKPPGSGQLKGLFDGLSHLFSAQGERKRNFADYSLQKRRRKRTDTSADKNVSESAPSPPRPCVLGGIKDFSGLSAFYSPSFSFLGMGRGRGNDMFDWRLQIGDTSVKLKGRGRGFSLKAVDSSPKDGRGRGRGSKECEKVPELPPGVTDMDVELFKRAKEMAQLSCGQVSMLAYPLSPASSSTPIKEKKKRKKRKLWLKKKASSSSEPPAEPQHRFPPCIEFGKYEIQTWYSSPYPQEYARLPKLYICEFCLKYTKSRSILSRHIEKCGLHHPPANEIYRCGDISVFEVDGNVSKIYCQNLCLLAKLFLDHKTLYYDVEPFLFYVLTLNDDAGCHLVGYFSKEKHCQQKYNVSCIMTMPQHQRKGFGRFLIEFSYLLSRIEGQPGSPEKPLSELGRVSYMAYWRSIVMEYLHKFKDAKLTLKGISRETGICPHDIANTLQQINFMNKVNGKIVISVNQKKIEEYMNRMQSKLQQRVALDADCLRWTPLISNQTLLEEERRAEKEVGHRFRIRLGAPTTSRYYRLREMTEVVNSIAEDRRRLEMLAAEIKSYSPIKQALSPCQEIPSPVKTPPSPPKPAPKKRGPKKGWRKRLNESKLNEEPATKKARRNTVTEIDDGDTDEMSKENVEVHRSPNKADKNVAGRKPTKNGPKNVYRTPKSESQEKMDMETSVEDGVVLNEGAQNTAKVKRKRGWPKGLKRGPATHLKRGPKKKKPNFTKKGPGQKTGKKVPGRRGRPPGRPPKVIRQTDLESQSNSKGSNCDNHSEDSDTSLKSPKLNGTDENGNNNCDMDTTDRGVVEKTFLGKTVATAVGCDVTYETESNSVVENDKDRDSDKSDADDNNVSDEDDDDESSKEDSQSKDSDEESEKSDSDDSSSSDNDSDDESDNDSQSEADEKEQNENAERTVEKAEVADDVDGDQKNDADVDTSDSSSSSSSDEDDDDDTMDDAVKEVAKLKSPASLEQQRAQVPSESSGPPEPSPAVEPLECISDTNSNDNPAPLTPQVPTPKPSIVEPTSPKCPVPSPPMQIDSEPEEKTDVFKECSVPDEVSQSDPETLRAVEMVKEPEEPAEAECDVFEEPKSSLLQEPTLEESTQASSPPPLVDSCVQPVCSQNSPTIDKESLSANQSPLNRSHDDIVGDNSNFNNSSDATVQEFDSSDNLEVFAKELQSKIDQIESSGGAESMPSEPIAQQDNMSLKSVNSDNMSMKSVSSVGPPTPSHRSQSCGSVEPHTPSHRSQSCGSVGQVFSPQNNSVGSMQPNTNMGGNTYSAVEIDVAQLGLESPTSISSNEMANNSVESASTPHAQSYVDCVQAQSCVQQQQQAQSCVQQQQQQQQQQQQQQQQQQQPQLIQHCGQTMSCAQAQNYCNSAGRFGRFMDTVNPVMQMPVSSSGNYLPPATSSVNYGTPVSTYSPAILPSQPPHTHRLMHNNTPCSVPVGQHPPGYQIPNNCSLSKLQQLTNNLMDLVPENQMTPPPNLTPPPSQTHTLTPPPAMIRNMPTPPNPSLQAQMSASALMSQQCSKYQRRQNSRKNSSSSSVTPNVTVNPNMTFTPNVTIQPGSGMLPRYNMNMFNGYRQPMNLPSYINPSFLNQLNQPQLPMQMMNMHHQQSFQQQMQPPQSNNPMYQTYGYMPGPPLNMNMNMNSVMRR